CGCTCGTCTGCGCGAGCGCGCGACTCACGAGCTCACGCTCGAGGCGGCTCATGGCCACGCGCACGTGCTCCTTGAGGCCGCCGTCGCCGGCGAGGGCCTCCGCCAGGTCGTGGCCCTCGGCGGCGATGAGCGCGGCGTTCTCCGCGTGCGAGCCGCGGACTTCCGGCGGCAACGCGCCGATCGTGAGCCTTTGCGTGTCGCAGAACAGAACTGCTCGCTCGATGACGTTCTCGAGCTCGCGAATGTTGCCGGGCCACGGGTAGCTCACGAGCACGTCCATCGCCTCCGCGTCGACGCCCGTGATGGCCTTCTTGAGGCGCTCGTTGAACTTGCCGAGAAAGTGATCGACCAGGTGGGGAATGTCGCTCGTACGGTCGCGGAGCGCGGGGAGCTGAATCGGAACGACGTTCAGTCGGTAGAACAGATCCTCGCGAAACGCGCCCGACGCCTTGAGCTTCTTCAAGTCTCGGTTCGTCGCCGCCACGAGCCGCACGTCGACGCGGATGGTCTTGATGCCGCCGACGCGCTCGAACTCGCTCTCTTGAAGCGCCCGGAGGAGCTTCACCTGCATCTCGAGGGGAATCTCGCCGATCTCGTCCAAGAACAAGGTTCCGCCGTTGGCGAGCTCGAAGCGACCGGGCTTCGACGCCACGGCGCCCGTGAACGCGCCCCGCTCGTAACCAAAGAGCTCGCTCTCGATGAGCTCCTTGGGAATCGCGGCGCAGTTGACCTTGATGAACGGCTTTCCGCGGCGCGACGAGTGGTCGTGAAGCGCGCGGGCCACGAGCTCTTTGCCCGTGCCGCTCTCGCCGGTCACCAGCACCGTCGTAGGCGTGTCGGCCACGCGTTCGAGCACGGCGAAGAGCTCCAAGATCTGTGGCGACTGACCGATGATGTCGAAGCGCGCGTCCTTGGCGGCCTTCGCTGGTGATGCGTCGGCTTCGGCGAGCTGCTTCGTCTTGAGGGCCTTGGCGACGATCTGCCGAACCTCGTCCCAATCGAAGGGCTTGGTAAGGTAATCGAAGGCGCCAATCTTGAGCGCTTCGACGGCCGTATCGACGGTGCCGTGCGCGGTGATCATCACCACCGGCAGATCGGGCATCTCCTCCAGCGCGCGCCGCAGGAGCGTCATGCCGTCGACCTTGGGCATCTTGAGGTCGGTGATGACGAGGTCGATGTGGTTCTCACCCAAGAGGCGCAGACCTTCGGCGCCGTCTTCCGCCGTCATGACGTCGTAGCCGTCGCGCGAGAGCTGCGCCGAGAGCACCTTCCGAAGGTTGACCTCGTCGTCGACGATGAGGACCTGCTTCTTTTCCGGGAGCATGCCGTCAGCCCAACTGCTTGAGCATCGTCTGGGCGTCGCTCACTTCAAACTTGCCACGCGCCTCGACGTTGACCTGCTTGACGACGCCGCCGTCGACGAACATCGAAAAGCGCTTCATGCGAAGGCCCATTCCGCTCTCGCTGAGGTCGAGTTCGAGACCGAGCTTCTTCGTCAGCTCGCCGCTGCCGTCGCCCAACATGCGGAGCTTGCCGATGGCATGTTGCTCGCGACCCCAGGCGGCCATCACGTAGCCGTCGTTGACCGAAACGCACCAGACCTCATCAACGCCCTTGGCCTTCAGGGCCGGCAACGCTTCGAGGTAACCGGGGACGTGTTTCGATGAGCACGTGGGCGTGTACGCGCCGGGCAGGCCGAAGACGACGATGCGCTTGCCTTGCGTGGCCTCGCGGACCGAGACCTTACCCGGCGAAACGGGGCACGCTTCGCCAAACTCCGTGGACTCGTAGAGCGTCGCGTCAGGAATTGGGTCGCCGATTTGGATGGTCATGGGGCCTCGCGAGAAGTGAGGCGACCACGATCGTTTATATGTTTTCTTCGCGCAAGGGTCGTCGGTTCCGGCGGAAGAGGAGTCCTAGGCGGCAAACGGCGGCAAAGACCAGCCTGAGAGCCACAGGAACCATCGCCGCTGCGCGTCGAAGCGGGGCGCCACTGGCCGCTTTCCAACGAACGTGAGGTCATGGCGCCTTTGCCGCAGCTCGCGCGGCGAGGGCACCCGCGGCGGCGCGACGCCGACGGAGCACAGCGTGCGGGCGCTCGGCGGCGGCGGGCTGTCAACGACGAGCATCATCTGAGGGGTGTCACGGGTGCCGACGCGAAGAACGCCGCCTCCGAGTCGTCAATCTGGTCGGCGCGGCCGCGCTCTCACCGATGTCGGCCAGCTGAGCGTCGACCTCGAAGGGGTCGGCCACAGCGATGTGTGGCTCCGTTGGCGGCTCGCGGGCGTCGACGTCGGTGACCGAAACTGGTGCCTCGTCGTGCTGGTCCCCTTGCGAGATAGCGTTCGCGGGCGGCGCCTCGCGCACGTCGGGCGCAAACGTCTCGAGCACATTCTCGGGGTACGTCGCCGGGAAGAGCACCGTCCGCTCCGAGTCGACGGCCGCCGCGGCAGGAATGCGGATGCCGCTCTGCGGCGTGAGGAGCCCGTAGATGAGGGTCTGCTTCCTCTGCTGTTGCATGAGCGGCAACGGAGCACTCGACGTGCCAGCGGCATCTCCGCGAGATCGCGCGCACGCGTCTGCAGCGGTGCCGCTCGCGCGCGTGAGTCGAGGCCGCTCGATGCCGCAGCGTGCAGTCGCTCGCAGCGATGATCGGCGAGAGCACCGCCCATGATCGCTGCGATCGTGGCTAATTTTGGCGGCTTCCGCCCCCGCCGAAACGTCGCCTTAGAGAGACGCTTCGTAGAGCGCTGCAAGATCGTCAGCCGTCGTCGGCTTCGGATTCGACCGATGGCACGCGTCCTCGAAGGCCTTCGCGGCGAGCTTCGGAATGTCGTTCTTGGTCACGCCCTCTTTGCCAAGGCCGCTCGGAAGACCGATGCGTGCGCGGAGGTCCCGGAGCGCGTGCGACAAGCTCGGCGCCTTGCTGTCAAAGAGGTTCTTCACACGTTCGAGCTTCTCTGGGGCCACGGCCTCGTTGAAGTCGACAACGGCAGGCAGGCACAACGCGTTGGCGAGCCCGTGATGCATGTCCTTCTCGCTCGACAGCGGATGCGCGAGCGAGTGACACGCGCCGAGACCTTTTTGGAACGCGACGGCGCCCATCATCGCGGCCTTCATCATGGCGCCGCGCGCCACGAGATCGCCGGGCACCGCCACGGCCTGCGCGAGGTGTTTCGCGCACAGCTCCAAGCCCATAAGGGCGATGCCATCGGCCATGGGATGATCGCCAAGCGCCACGAAGGCTTCGAGGCAGTGAGTCAATGCATCGAACCCGGTGGCGGCCGTGATGCGCGCCGGCATGCTCGTCGTGAGCTCGGGATCGAGCACGGCCGTCTTGGCCAAGAGGTACGGGCTGAAGATCACGGTCTTTCGCCCCGTGGCTGCCAGCGTCACGACGCCGGAGCGCCCCACTTCGCTGCCCGTCCCCGCCGTGGTGGGCACGGTGACAATAGGGGGCACGTTCGCGGTGACGAAGCGGTCGCCTCCCGTCGCGTCGTCGTAGTCGACGAGGGGCCGCTCGTGCGTGGTCTTGAGGGCGATGAGCTTGCCCACGTCGAGCGGCGCGCCGCCGCCGACGGAGACGATGATGTCGGCGCCGTGAGCCTTGTACGCGGCGACGCCGTCCATCACGTTCTCTTCGACGGGGTTGGCAGCCACGCGATCGAAGAGCGCCGCGGGAACGCCGCCCTTCTCGAGGATGCCCTGCACCTTGGCCGCGATGCCGATCTTGACGACGCCAGGGTCGACGACGACGAGCGCTCGCTTGCCTCCCGCCGCTTTGACCACGTCTGCCAATCCGGCGATGGCGCCGGCGCCGAAGACGATGCGGGTGGGAAAGCTCCAGGTGACGAGGCTCATGCGAACTCCTTGGCGTGCGCCGCAACGGGCGGCGCGGCCGAGTCTATCGCGACGGGGCGCGGCGCGAACCGCCAACATGGCGCCACCTTGGCGGCCGACGGAGCGCCCGTCTTTTCCCGCCCGGCCTCAGACGGGGACCACGCCGGCGGCGTTGGCCACAGCGTCTTCCGCGGCGATCGTCGGCTCCGCGAGGGCCGCCGCGAGGACGTCGCTCATGTCCTCGGCGAAGACGATGTCGAGCGAAGCGCGAACCTCCGCCGGCACGTCGTCGAGGTCGCGCGCGTTCTTCTTCGGCAGGATCACGCGCTTCATGCCAGCGCGATGCGCCGCGAGCACCTTCGCCTTGATGCCGCCTACGGGGAGCACGCGACCGCGAAGGGTCACCTCACCGGTCATCGCCGTGTCGGGGCGCACCGGTCGGCTCGTGAGGAGCGACGTGAGCGCTGTGAAGATCGTGACGCCGGCGGAGGGACCATCTTTGGGCACGCCGCCAGCAGGCACGTGCACGTGCACGTCGTTGTTCTCGAAGAAGTCCGGGTCGACGCCCAAGAGCTCGGCGTGACTTCGCACGTAGGTGAGCGCCGCGCGCGCTGACTCCTTCATGACATCCCCGAGCTGCCCGGTGATCTCTAGGCGGCCCTTTCCGCGCATGCGCGACGTCTCGATGAAGAGGATGTCGCCACCGACCGGCGTCCAAGCGAGGCCCGTGGCCACACCGGGAAGCGCCGTGCGCTCCGCGACGTCGGCGAAGAAGCGCGGCTTGCCGAGGACCCGATCGAGATCGCCTTGGTCGAGGGTGATGGGCGCCAAAGGGGCATCCGCGGCTTGGGTCTTTGGACGCCGCGCAACCTCCAGCGCTACGGAGCGACACATGCGCACGATTTGGCGCCCGAGCTGACGCACGCCCGCCTCGCGGGTGTACGCGGAGATGGTCTCCTTGAGCGCATCGGTCGTAATCGAGACGGCGCCTGCCGCCATTCCGTGCTCCTTGAGCTGCTTGGGGATGAGGTGGTTCTTCGCGATGTGGAGCTTCTCTTCGAGCGTGTAGCCGCCGAGCTCGACGACGTCGAGACGGTCACGGAGCGGCGGCGAGAGCGGCTCCAGCGTGTTGGCGGTGCAGATGAAGATGACCTCCGAGAGATCGAACGGCGTCTCGAGGTAGTGATCAGTGAAGGTCTTGTTTTGCTCGGGGTCGAGGACCTCCAAGAGCGCCGCCTCCGGTGAACCGCTCCACCCGACCATGAGCTTGTCGACCTCGTCCAAGAGGACGATGGGGTTTTTGACCTTGGCCTTCCGCAGCGCGTGAACGATGCGCCCCGGGAGCGCGCCCACGTAAGTGCGACGATGGCCGCG
This genomic stretch from Myxococcales bacterium harbors:
- a CDS encoding sigma-54-dependent Fis family transcriptional regulator; the encoded protein is MLPEKKQVLIVDDEVNLRKVLSAQLSRDGYDVMTAEDGAEGLRLLGENHIDLVITDLKMPKVDGMTLLRRALEEMPDLPVVMITAHGTVDTAVEALKIGAFDYLTKPFDWDEVRQIVAKALKTKQLAEADASPAKAAKDARFDIIGQSPQILELFAVLERVADTPTTVLVTGESGTGKELVARALHDHSSRRGKPFIKVNCAAIPKELIESELFGYERGAFTGAVASKPGRFELANGGTLFLDEIGEIPLEMQVKLLRALQESEFERVGGIKTIRVDVRLVAATNRDLKKLKASGAFREDLFYRLNVVPIQLPALRDRTSDIPHLVDHFLGKFNERLKKAITGVDAEAMDVLVSYPWPGNIRELENVIERAVLFCDTQRLTIGALPPEVRGSHAENAALIAAEGHDLAEALAGDGGLKEHVRVAMSRLERELVSRALAQTSGNVTHAARLLKISRKGLQLKMKELGLRESEGPKGD
- a CDS encoding peroxiredoxin, with translation MTIQIGDPIPDATLYESTEFGEACPVSPGKVSVREATQGKRIVVFGLPGAYTPTCSSKHVPGYLEALPALKAKGVDEVWCVSVNDGYVMAAWGREQHAIGKLRMLGDGSGELTKKLGLELDLSESGMGLRMKRFSMFVDGGVVKQVNVEARGKFEVSDAQTMLKQLG
- a CDS encoding iron-containing alcohol dehydrogenase, whose amino-acid sequence is MSLVTWSFPTRIVFGAGAIAGLADVVKAAGGKRALVVVDPGVVKIGIAAKVQGILEKGGVPAALFDRVAANPVEENVMDGVAAYKAHGADIIVSVGGGAPLDVGKLIALKTTHERPLVDYDDATGGDRFVTANVPPIVTVPTTAGTGSEVGRSGVVTLAATGRKTVIFSPYLLAKTAVLDPELTTSMPARITAATGFDALTHCLEAFVALGDHPMADGIALMGLELCAKHLAQAVAVPGDLVARGAMMKAAMMGAVAFQKGLGACHSLAHPLSSEKDMHHGLANALCLPAVVDFNEAVAPEKLERVKNLFDSKAPSLSHALRDLRARIGLPSGLGKEGVTKNDIPKLAAKAFEDACHRSNPKPTTADDLAALYEASL
- the lon gene encoding endopeptidase La; its protein translation is MTTQFGSLRGGAQAPTNPFPILPLRNGVVFPGTRVTLPVGREKSVALLRHVHPGDIVGLVTQKQASLLDPGQDDLYTTGVFARIVQLTRVSDSEMRLVIEGLGRFRFDRLTVREPYWRGDGELLLDVNTDVANANTLAERLHQDVLALAERGLAQPLAFAEGDDPSLFADQVASSLGLSTEKEMRVLEALDVAERLELVAAFAEERKGAADVKKKIESEVRKEIGKNQRDALLREQLRAIKKELGDDDSDAVQRLRERLDAAGLPDEARGVANRELKRLESMSAQSAEWNVIRSYLEWLADLPWSARADAKHDIDAIAQKLDQDHYGLEDVKKRVLEHMAVLSLSPENRRGQILCLVGPPGVGKTSLGQSIADATGRPFVRIALGGVRDEAEVRGHRRTYVGALPGRIVHALRKAKVKNPIVLLDEVDKLMVGWSGSPEAALLEVLDPEQNKTFTDHYLETPFDLSEVIFICTANTLEPLSPPLRDRLDVVELGGYTLEEKLHIAKNHLIPKQLKEHGMAAGAVSITTDALKETISAYTREAGVRQLGRQIVRMCRSVALEVARRPKTQAADAPLAPITLDQGDLDRVLGKPRFFADVAERTALPGVATGLAWTPVGGDILFIETSRMRGKGRLEITGQLGDVMKESARAALTYVRSHAELLGVDPDFFENNDVHVHVPAGGVPKDGPSAGVTIFTALTSLLTSRPVRPDTAMTGEVTLRGRVLPVGGIKAKVLAAHRAGMKRVILPKKNARDLDDVPAEVRASLDIVFAEDMSDVLAAALAEPTIAAEDAVANAAGVVPV